From the genome of Takifugu rubripes chromosome 10, fTakRub1.2, whole genome shotgun sequence:
GCCCCCGTGTATGGTCAGAACTCAAGTAAGGTCCTCCTGCCTCCACTGAACCATCCTCAGACTAGATCAGACTCACCTTTGGAGACGTTCTGCTCTGAAGGTTGAGATTAACGCACCTTTGGGCGAAACAGCGCCTCCCCGTGGCCGTTACCAGCCCCGTCAGAGCCGTGATTGACGGAAACCACGCATAATCCGGGGTTTATCCTCTGGCCTCTAGTGATCCTCGGAATACCACGTGAACTCTCATCACACTCCCGGATGTCAGCGGACGTCTGtgcagctgcagacagctgaATGAATTAATCTGCTGGTTTTTGCTGCAGTCCGACcattttattcctctttcaaaGATTCAAATCTGTGGAATCTAAACGGGCTTCTGCTGACCAGCAGATTAATTAGCGAACATCCAGCTGCGCAACACTTGTAACTGCTCTGTTGGGGTTCTGTGACTCCGTCTCTATGTTACCGGCCACTGACGGGctttgtttctctgctgctctctctctccgcccGCCGACTCTCAGTGtccgccgctcctcctcctcctcccccaatGCCCCAGCTGACTCCACAGATACCTCTGACTGGCTTTGTGGCCAGAATGCAGGAGAGCAGTAAGTGAAGAAGCAGAACCAGCATGCATTGTTCTCCTTCATTCCCTTCTCTAATGTTGAGACAGTAGCTTCCTGTTCCGTCCTGGAGAGATTAAACCCGTTTAGTGCAGAGATTGGGCTTTTGCATCATCTCGGGGGGGAGTTTTGGGAGGTGACTGTTGTCACAGTGCTGCAGAATTGAGGTGAAAGATGATGTTTAAAGGTGAATCAAGGTctgtctgctgccccctgctggttcgaAACTTAAGGTAAGTATTTGAGGCCTCGCATGAAAGCAACTTTATGTTCTGTGGCCATTGTGCTTGTATTTATGGGAAAGGACCAGTTCGATGAACGCCCCCCAGTTTATGATGCTGTCAAACAAATGAGGAAAGTCAAATAATTGGATTAGCATAAATCACCACTTTAAAGTTTTAGCTTGTTTCTGCATAACTTCTGAGCTTTGGTAGTGAAACAAGTTCCACACACTCTCCTGCATGTCTTTTATCCATTTGAGGGGGTTAATAATACACACGATCAATGATTTCAGTCTTTACAGACGACCATTGGTTATCAGCCATGGTCATGTGATCATTAGTtagcacatttgcatttttctgcatATAACCAGTTTTAGTCTATAATTGTTTAATGTCTGTTGACTCATTCACAATGGTGATGAAATAATTGATCATTTGATGCATTGTTACGCCCCCCGATCAATAATCACCCTGCATGACTCCTCCGCCCGCCTTTGATCTCTCCTTTGATGTGTCCAGGTTTCTCACTCCCTGCCTGTTCTATAGTTGCAGACagcccagctcctccccctcctccaccgccAGAAGAAATCCCCATGTTCGACGAGTCTcctcccccgccgccgccgcctcccgtCGATTACGAGGAAGAGGACGGCGCCGTGGTGCAGTACAGCGACCCTTACGCGGACGGAGACCCGCAGTGGGCGCCGTCCAACTACATCGAGAAAGGTTTGTTTGACGTCCCTCCGGAGGGAAAAAACCGACCATTAGTTGGCCGCCGCCCTCAAACGTCTCCGTGTTTAGTGGTGGCCATCTACGACTACGCCAAGGACAAGGACGACGAGCTGAGCTTCATGGAGGGGGCCATCATCTACGTGGTCAAGAAGAACGACGACGGCTGGTTCGAGGGCGTCTGCAACGGCGTCACCGGGCTGTTCCCCGGCAACTACGTGGAGAGCATCATGCACTACGCCGACTGAGGGGAGCTCGCAGTGACAGTACGGTCTATTTATTCGGTCATATCGTAACGCCTCCCCGGGAGCGTCGGCCGCGGCGTCCCGTTGCCATGACGACCTtctcaaagtttaaaaaaaaaaaaaaaagtctttagtTTATTCTGGTGTCGTTGGGGTGGATGGGAACAGTTGCGGAACGCGTGTGAGTGTTGCTGAGAAGGATACGACATTAgcggcacacacacaaaaaaacattacTAGATAAAAATGTTAATATCATGTTTAAAAATCAATCATTTGATGTGTTTGTCCTTTCCAGCCaggtttcttttcctccctccttgaTTCAATAAGGAAGAACTCTGGTCGGCCTGTtcgtttttacatttttatatcaGCATGCAAAATTAGAAATGGCTGTGGAACTTTATCGCCTTCCATGTTTGTAAATGCCTGAAGTTTCAATTTTGTTTAAATTCCAATCTGCAagtttggctttttttaaatgttcttaaaTTCTAAAGATCAAGTCACGTCACTGTTGCGTTAAGGGAATGCTAACCCATAATATAACTAACTGCAGTACCTCCAGTGGCCGCCAGGCTGCAACTTTAGGTCTCGCTCAGGACTCGTTTTGTTTCGTTGGCCCTCAAACACATCAAACAAGCTAGTTTTTAAACTTTTTGGACCATTTGCGGCTAATTCCTTTGATATTATGCTTCAGTATTTTATAGTAAAAATTGTTCCGGCTCGATTTCACGTCTTCCTGTCCGCCCTTCATTTGTACATATGTgttgattgaaaaaaaaaaaatatgtacagtCTTTTATAATAAACAATTCTATGTACAACAGGCAGGTGTGGTTGCTTCAGAGAAAGGAGACGTGCATTAAATTAGAAAAACAAATAGCAGGTTTATTAAACATGATGTTAAGGCTTTGGTTGGTACAAAGCACAGATCCTGCAACTGTCAAATCAAAGACGAGTCTGACGCGTGGACGGATCAcgaagcagcaaacacacacacacacacacagacgacgGTCTCTGTTCTGCTGGAGTCGCAGGTCGTTGCGACGCCGCCGCGGCTCGGAGCTAGCACGTGATGGCTCTGGAGTCTGCGGAGGCGGTCGCGGTTACAGTACGATTTTGTTTTGAGTCAGCATGtgaataatcccccccccccccaaaatgacGAGTTGCCCTGAAACCTGCCCGAGTTTCTTCCATCTCATCATGTTATTTACATCTCAGTGTCGAGAGCCGTGAACCTTCGGAGGGGGGAGACCCCGAGTGTTTGATCGCGCGATCTCCCCGTCCTCGGAGGCCTCTCCCTGTCCGACCTGCGCGGTTGCCGCGGCGCCCAGCCGGAGCCTCACTTGTCTCTGGCGAGCACCATCTCGGTGAGCCTGATGAGGGCGTCCCTCTCCGCCGACGGCCTCAGCAGGCTGATGTGCCGGATGGCTTCTTGGCAGTAGCGTTGGGCCAGGTAGTTGGTCTGTTCCACGCCGTCGctctgcaacaggaagtggaatgtaACCCGGAGGGTCCGGCTGCAAACGGCCCGCCGCGTGCGCTCCCATTGGTCGTACCTGGAGGACGTACTCCCAGGCCCGGTCGACGTCTCCTTTGGAGCTGAACCGCCTCATGATCATGGCGTGGAGCTCGGGAAACTGCAAAGGCAGAGAGCTTCAGGAACAGAGCTCGTCTGACGGATGGAGATTGGAGTCTCACCTGTTGGCAGGCAAAAAGGACCGGCCCGGTGGCCAAGCCCAGCCTGAGGTCGGCGGCCGAGGGCTTCCCCAGCTGACTGGCTCCCGAGGTGAAGTCCAGGACGTCGTCCACCAACTGCAGGAAGATGAACACTGCAtcactgcagcacctgcagcacaggtgaGATGTGACGAGTGCACTACCTGAAAGGCGATGCCCACGTTCTTTCCATACTGGAAGGCTATTTCCTGGACTTCCGGGTCAGAGTTCACCAGAATGGAGACCTTGGATGGAAGAAGAGGTCAGCACAAACACCAGCGCAGACCGTCCTCCTCCAGCGGGCTCAATGGTCTGGAGAAGGAACGTACATACTGCTTTGCAACTGTTGGCGATGAGGCTCGCCGTCTTCTTgaaggttttctccaggtagTGTTTGAAGCGCTCGTTCTCGTTCTCCTTGGATCCCAGCTGCATGAATTCCCCTGAAAGCACAACACAGACGGCTGGAAGCACAAGTCCCggcggtcccccccccccgaccgtgGTGGCGGCGAGAGCACGGTACCTCGCACCAGGTCCTCGATCACCTGCGACAGCACCTTCACCACCGTGATGTTGCCGATCCGAGCCAAGGCCATGGAGGCGGCGGACAGGATGAAGTCTCCAGCCAGGATGGCCTGAAAGACGGAAGATTATCCCGCGGGTCCTTCTCAggggaacaggaagtgttcacgCACCTTCTTTTCACCCCAAATTTCGTTGATGGTCGTCTTTCCCCTGCGCCTGTCCGACCCGTCTATGACGTCATCGTGCACCAGGCTGGCGGTGTGGATCATCTCTGAGATCATGGCGATGGCGCGCTGCCCGGGCAGCAGGTCGCtgcggaggtcaaaggtcatttgcTTGGGGATCATCAAAAGGTGTGCCGGTTTTTTCCGCCCGAACCGTTTCATAAAAGGTCATTTTGGGGCCAGATTTACCCAGATCTGTTGCTGTGGATGTTGAGCGCCCGGGCCATCAGGACCACTATCATGGGTCGGATGGCTTTGCCCTTCCCATCAAAGTAGTAGTCGCACAGGAACTTTAACTCCTCCTTGGAGACGAACAGCTCCTGTCAGAGACACGGGGAATAAACTACCAAACTACCATGTAAGGGGGTGACAGGGGCCTGAAGACGCACCTTTCTGATGTCATCATAAAGGCTTTTTAAGTCCTTCTGGGCCAATGTGAAGGGGTCCTTCAGCTTTGCATCGCTGTGCAGGTTCCTGCAGCTGTAGCACCGAGGTGAGGAACCCAAAAACTGCCTGCttagaaaacacaaacactgctcAGCAAGCTAATTATGCAGACATTTAGAGCATTTCTGTCTCACCTGAAGAATAACGTAGTCGGGATTGAACCTTTTGGCTTTATCGGCGTCGACAGCTCGGCTTGCCGACCCTGAAAAACACGTTCATCTCTTTAGAAAGTGTAGAAAGAGACAATTTTATTCTACCATTTACACTGGTCAGCTTGAATACTGCTTTACACCTTTCTTATTTAATGTTTGAGTTCAAGTAGGCACCtcaatttcattttaaaacaaaggtAAGGAAACAGCACAATGTGTTACTGATTAAACGGTTATTAAATTGTGGTGACACTCAGCACAGAACGACTCAATAAAAACTGAATGGGTTTTAAAGGTCAACTGGAGTAGTTAGATTTAAAATGGACAGCGAATAAACTGAGGGCAGATCTTGTTTTATTTCCCCAGTAATCTGACCCGGTCTTGACCTTAAAGCCTGCTGAGCTCTCCACAGGCAACCGCGCCTGAAATAACTCCCGAGCAATTATTATgaattaaaaaagagaaacctgAAAGGCAAGTGTGAGCAGTACACGCGTAATGCAGAGGAGGTAATAAACCAGCGTGCAGCAGCAGGCTCGCCGGTGCTGTTTGACCTTCCAGAGTTTGAcaggacttcctgtcccgtCTGCACCCGGAAAACTCACCTCACTGTGCGACCAAGATCTTCGAGACGTCCGCCCCAAGCAGGACGCCGAGGCGGACGAAGGTCTGCTAAAGCACCACGCCGTTTCAAATAAACTCGTACAGGTAAAGCTCGTACCCGAACGCCGGCACTGCCCCCACCACGGAACCGCCATATTCCCCCGGAACGTGCATCAAGTCAGGTTATATATTGGAACGGAACCGGAAATGAAGAAAGCCGTCGCCTGATGATGACGTGGAGCGAGAAAGCTGAGAGCGTTATAAATTTAATCTAaactatatatttttatttatagcaTTTCCTGTTACTATAAGACCCGCTGTTACCCGACGTTTAAATTTATAAAATTAAATACAGTTTATCGGACCAGTGTATACGATATTAAACGGCAATACTGGTGCTAACAGCTGGGTGCTAACAGGGAGCTCCTGTTTAGCCTGGAGATGCTAACAAATAAAGCTAGCTGGAGCCAAAGTGTCGTTATCAATTTGTCACttgtgtttaaatattcatttaaatattcattttattaGTTAATTAACGTTTGTTACAAGTTGCCAAAAAGGTTTTTCGACCAATGAATTAAAGGCAAATTTATGTTTGTAAAGACGAATCCTTTATTAAACCTGCAGACTGGAAATTAAAGTTACTGCTCTACACACACAATATACATGCAAAACACATGAGCATGTGTTGTTGCAGCTGTCGCCTGTATGGAAATGTGCAGTTTGCAGACAGTTGCACTGATCGCTGCAGTGGCAGCGGCCAGTTTCGCACCAGTATGTCCACAGTTCTGTCCCAGTGTTGACCAGAACTGTCATGGAACAACGTCAGACTATGTAAGATCGAGGTCGGAAACAAGTGTTTCACCCCTCATTCAGGACCTGGACCAATTTCAAGTGTCCTCCAAGAAGCTCATGGGTACAAGTGATTTCCTTGTTTACATATAATCTGTATATTTACAGAATATATTGTCCATAAGCAACACTAAGTCTACTTTCTCCTCATGCAGAAGCGTTTCCCATTGACCCGGTTGACGGCAACTTTGTTCGCACGgttaaaaactgcattttctcCAGATCCTTGCCGACCCCTCTCAAAGGTCCACTGAGACTGGCGGCAGTTTCCACGGTGATGTGATGTCATAAACCTCCCGCGTTTATTTTCAACAGCGGGCCTCATGTCAGTTGTTTTATCAGGATGTCATCGGAGGCATCCTGAACTTGGACGTGGCGGCGGCTCGCTCAGAGGAGTTCCTGCGTTACGCTAGCGGCGGCGCTCTGATGGTGGGATCTGAGCCGCTCGCCCACAGATACGGAGGTCATCAGGTCAGCTCAGGGGTCAATTAGAGGTCATTTGGTGCAGGTTTTGTGCACCAGAGTAGTTAATGTGCGGTCTTCCTGTCTCAGTTTGGGTATTGGGCGGGGCAGCTGGGTGATGGACGAGCACACACTCTGGGCCAGTTCACTAACCGGTGAGGAGGCTGATCTGTGTTTTTAAGCCACATCAACATCTAAAACTCTGAATCCATCAAAGGAACGGTGAAGTTTGGGAACTACAGCTGAAAGGATCCGGGAAAACTCCATATTCAAGGTTTGACTCGTGTTCCTTTGTCCGGGaacatcctcccccccccccccttctcactCGCTCTTTTCTGAAAACGCCGCGCGCAGGTCCGGAGACGGTCGCGCCGTCGTCCGCTCGTCCGTGAGGGAGTTCCTGTGCAGCGAGGCCATGCACTTCCTGGGCGTTCCCACCAGCAGGGCGGCGAGGTCGGACCCTGGAAGGACTTGATTGGTGGCTGGGATGATGCGCCTGTCTCACCTCTTTTCCCGACTGTTTCAGTCTGATCGTGAGCGACGAGCCGGTGTTGAGGGACCAGTTCTATGATGGAAACGTGAAGGCGGAGAGAGGCGAGCCCATTTCCTTCTTCATCGGGGCGACGCTTCATTTTTAACGTTcatttgtctgtttccaggtgCTGTTGTGCTCCGGGTCGCCCGCTCCTGGTTTCGAATCGGATCCCTGGAAATTCTGTCTGAAAGTGGCGAGTTTGGCCTCCTGAGGTGAGTCCGATCGCGCCGCGTTCCATCGCTTGGCTTCCTGTCGCTGATGGTTTCTGATTGCAGAGAGCTGATGGACTTTGTGATCGATGAGCATTTTCCTTCCATCAGCTCGGACGACCCAGATAAGTATTTGGTAGTCGAAGTTATTTCGGGATATTTCAGCGTTGTCTGATTAAAGGCTGGTCACTGAGACCCGCTTGGGTTGTTTTAGGTGTTTTACTCCACGGTGGTGAATGAAACGGCTCATCTGATCGCCCGCTGGACGTCGGTCGGCTTCGCTCACGGTGCCCTTTCACCCCTCCGACTGTCTGATTTTTCGTTTCCCGACATCTTCTGACGTTTCCTCCTCACGCCAGGCGTCTGCAACACGGACAACTTCAGCCTCCTCTCCGTCACCATCGACTACGGGCCGTTCGGCTTCGTGGAGTCCTACGATCCCAGTGCGTGTTTGACTAAACTTCCTGCCGCCCGCCCGTTGTCACGCTGACGCCCGCACGTTGCAGGTTTCGTCCCCAACGTCTCCGACGACGAGGGCCGATACAGCATCGGCGCCCAGGCCGGCGTCGGACACTTCAACCTGGGGAAGCTGCTGGCGGCGCTCCGGCCCGTCTTGAcgggagagcagcagaaagagtgagcggagcagcagccTCCATCAGAGCGGAGGTCCACGGTACCTGACAGGGTCTCTGAACCtgatgctcctcttcctcagggcCCAGAGCGTCTTGAACGGCTACGCCGACGTTTACCAGCGGAGGTAAACGTGAACGTTCACACGGAAAAGGTGAGGAACGATGTCTGAGCACGAGCGGTTTGGTTCTTGGTCTTCAGGATCCTGCAGCTGTTCAGAGCCAAACTGGGCCTTCTGGGCGAAGAAGAGGACGACGGCTTCCTCATCGCCCTCCTGCTGAAGGTAAGACCGGCGTCTCGGCCTCCTCTTGTTCGGTCTGATCGGTGCTGGTGtctgcagctgatggaggacACGCGCTCCGACTTCACCTTGACCTTCAGGCAGCTGAGCGAAGCTTCGGCCGAGCAGCTTCACGGCCAAAACTTCACGCAGGTGAGGCCAGACGTGACCTCTGGCGACGGTCTCGGCTGCTGACGCTGATTCTGGTTCTCTAACAGATGTGGGCTCTTGAAGGCCTGTCGTCCCACCAGCTCTTCCCTGATTGGCTGGGCCTGTACCTGCCGCGGCTCCGCAGGTAAAACGTCCGTAAAACCTTTGATAATCTGCTGGATTACAGGCGTGAACGTGTCTGTGCTCAGGCAGCAGCGCGATGACGATTCAGGTCGCCAGAACAGGATGAAACGTGAGCAGCTGAATCAATAATccaacacttcctggttggtgTCGTTGGCTATTTACCTGCGTCTGCCCCCGCTCAGGTGTGAACCCGCGATACGTGCTGAGGAACTGGATGGCTGAGTCCGCTGTGCGGAAGGCCGAGAGGAATGATTTTTCTgaggtgtgtgcgcgtgttcGTGTGCGTGTTCCCGTTCTTCGGCCGCAGCAGACCCAACTGTCTTACCTCTTTTCCCCCACCAGGTGGCGCTCTTGCACCGCACGCTCTCCTCGCCGTTCGTTACACAAGAGGCCGCAGAGGAGGCGGGTTATGCAGCAAAACCTCCAGCCTGGGCTcgggggttaaaggtcagctgctcctcctgagcGGCCCACGGAGACCAAAGAGATCAAAGCATGAATAGAATTTATTCCGCGTTTGTGATCTGTGGCTTAATTGTAGACAATTATATCAAGATAATCTGATGATTGTTCATCATTTTGATAAtaaaactgctttaaaaaaGTTGTGTCTTCCTCTGAGCTGAATCCAGAGGGTTTTTATACGTGTGAATGTTTTAGGAGTGAGGATCAGACTGCGGCGATCGGCGCTCGACTCGTCGCGTCTGCGTTCCCGGCTTTTCTGCAGCCGTTTTGctcaaaaatgacacaaaaacatgtttgtttgtttttcatttaaaataaacatttaaatgacacatttaaatTGATCTCAATCAAAGTAAGTTTATTTACCGTTAGCaattttttgcatttaatttcttgtatgttttttaaagaaattaaaataattataataataaaataagttCCATTCTTCAAATGCGTGAGTCCAGATACTTTAAAAAGCAGGAAATTATTCCGTAGTGGAGTAAATTTATTACTTTTGGGATTAATAATCAGATACCTCAGTGGTTTTACACACAAGAGGCGTTTTCATAATATCCTCACTGACATTTAACCTTTGAattcattcaatcaatcaaatcaatctttatttacgTAGCAacttttacaattaaaattgtttctaggcgcttcccagaatcccagggcctgaccccagacaagcaacaggggcaaggaaaaactcccctttaacaggaagaaacctggagcaggaccaggctcatgtagggggaccctcctgctgatgggggggggggggggagaagactAGGTAGGACATAGAAATACgggtgggtcagtggggtcagaggtcagtattCAGCTTGTGGGGGTGGCAAtgcctgtagatgaatacagaaggaggGGGGCCAGAAAAACACCTGAACATTCAAGAAAAGAAAGTGGAGCATCCCTGCAGAAGATCCCCGGTCCAGTTTTATTATCGCCTCATTTAGAAGGTTGAAGCTGAACAAAGTCTCAAATCTCCGGATTGGATCCGAGTCTCTTCACGAATGATCTGCTCGCTTTTTGTTCATGGCCTTCATGAGTTCTGACATGAagtctcctcctcccgctccttctcccgctcctcctccactcccgTGCAGCGCTGGTGTAGTCCTCTTTGGGGGAGCGGGAGGCCTCTTCCTCACGGAGCCGGACGCCGTTGGAGCCGGTCTGGGGGACGCCGCCGCAGCAGGTGGcggcggaggaggtggaggaggagccccGGCCCCTGTCGAGATCATGGACGCAGGTGGGGGCgggagcagcagctccgggTCGGGTGGAGGCGGCGGCAGAGGCTGGCTGGTCTCCGAGAAACCCAGCAGAGGAGGCGGCGGAGGGAAGGCGCTCAtgcctggagggggggggggcagggagtcGAAGCTGGGAGGTGGAGGCGGGAGGAAGTCCGGCGGGTCCTCTGAGGCGTCGTCGtggggcggggccagaggtgGCGGCGGCAGGTGGTCCCCGGGAGCCTGGCGGTGCCCAGCGGAGGGTTTCGGGGAACGTTTGGCCATcagggggggaggtggaggagggaacgccgggtcaggaggtggagggggaaggATGTCcatcggaggaggaggaggaggaaaaacatcctAGAAGGAACGATCAGGCATCAGCAGCGGGattatgggaaatgtaggaCGCGATGATATTTACCTGTGGAGCAGCTCCTGGTGGAGGTTTGGGAACGTGACCGTTGGCCGGACTCgctgtgaaaagaaaaagggcGTGAGGAGCCGTGCCGGCGCGTCTGGGACGCCTCGCGGCGGCGAACCTTTACCTTTGATGGTCGTTGGCGGCGTGGGCGGGCCGTCGCTGGACGGCTTGCTGCAGTTGGTCCACGCCGAGGTGACGGCCGCCTTCCTCAGGGCTGTCTGGTAGTTTTGATGCAGCGCGGTGCCGTACTGGAAGAGAGGCCACTGGGCCTGTGACTCTCGCTTCCTCCGTTAAAGGCGTTAAAAGAGCGGCGGCGTTTAATCACCTTAGCGATCCGTATCCCGGCGACCCAGAGGTTCATGGTCCAGGCGTCGTCGCAGCACAGGTATTTGATGTACTGAGACTCCTTTTGGATCTGAGGATGCTGAAGAAACAGATAAGGTGGAGTCAGaaacaggccacgcccacagccGCAGGACTCCTCCCCTCCGGCGGGGCTGCAGTCCCACTGTCCGCCGCTAGGGTGCAGCAGCGAGGCAGCGTCCAAACACatgatgtgtttgtttaaatgcgcagctgctggtttattgatgtttttaaaaatataaccGACTATGATCACAGAAGGTTGATATTTGTTTCTCTAACTCTAATCTGCTGATTCGACGGCTTCTCGGGTGAGACAgggagaaacaaaaaaaccctcgaACTGATCGCAACCACCCAAGTCTTCATTTCCACATCGTCAGCGTCTCTCCACAGGCCTTAAATTTAACAACTGATTTCGGGAACTGTTTCGTCTCCTTTTTCCACTTTCGACTGAAAAAATTAGTTTTTTCACTTCCTCATCACAAATGAAAGGTGCTGCCAGATGGACAAAATCGGATTTTCACGTATAAACACAACATATTCCCCATATTTTTACACATCTAATGTCACAAACAGGTAAATGTTGAGGCGGGGCCTATTCAAACAGGTTTGAATATGAACTTCAACACCTCGGAACCGTGAGAACAAACCAATAAAACCTTATTTAACTCCCGCAGTTCGTTTTCCCACCACTAGATGTCAACCCGCTTGGCTAGCGATTTAAATTCCAGGTTCCAACGGTGGAAAAAAGAACCAGCGATGATGCGAACTCACCTTCAGGACGAAGCAGAACTCCGTGGGGGCCTTGTATTTGCTCCTGAAGTCTTTGCCGTAGTAAACGTTTAAGTTGTCGAACTGTACGAAGCAGATGAGGTCACGGGACGACTGCGGGGACAGGGAAGGGGACATTAAAGCTAACGGTAGCGCGCAGCTAGCAGGGCGGGTTCCCAAAGCCCCTGAgtgatgttgctgctggtggAAGACGTTTAGTGGACCTTGGTCTTCCCTTTGGGGACGTAATAAAGGCCGGAGGCCCTCAGCTGGAAGAGACGCTGCTTCCAGGACTTCTTCCCGTCCTCCCTGAGGTGGAGCACCGCCTCCAGGTCGGGGACGATGATGGACGTCCCGCAGAAGTTCTCCTGAGTGGGGACGGAGGAGTGAGGAAGCGCGACGTTAGCGAGAAGTTCAACGGTTTCCGCTTCTCTTACCTTTATCAgtatttctttgtctttgtccttgATGGCTTGGAGAgttttcttgtccttcttccACAGATAAAAGTTCTGCAGAGGATAAAATAAAGGATCTAGATTCATGTGTGACTGGTTGTTATATGACACATGTTCTCATCTAGCTGCCTGTAGCACAGATGCTAATTTGTTTTGACGCCATCGATAATGTCCTGCTATGATTGCTAACACTAACAGTTTAGCAAATTTTGGCTAACGCAGGCTCCGTCCTGTTATcgagtcttttttttatttgcattagCCAAAAGCGCTAATTAGCCTCAGAAATGATGACAAACTGCTAGCCGGGATGTAGCTGAGCCATCGGGGACGGCAGCTGCGGATTAGCTCGAAGCTAACTGTGCTGCAGTGCATCAAATGGCAACATTTATGTtaaattgtttgttttcttagCTAGTTGCCATTTTAGCGCTAACGGCTAACGCAGGTCATCAGGATCTCTTCACACGGACGTTAACTTTCGTCCCGTCTCATCTCTCAGCTGTGAAACGATCCAGATgttgccggggggggggggctgatggtgGGGTATGTGAGCGTGTCAGAGGGGGCAAACCTGGGGGTTTTTGAAGACCTCGTTTTTCTCTGGACGCTCCTGAAAGAAAACCTTGTTCTGGCTGTCTCTGGTCCAGGCTAACAGCGGCTCCACCAGGTTCTCGTGGTCCTCAAACGTGCGTTCTGGGCGGGAGAACCGCAGCAAGTTTTAATTATTAATCATTTAATTGTGTTATGTGTTGTCAGTGTGACGGTCGCTGctaaacacgtgtgtgtgtgtgtgtgtgtgtgtgtgtgagagggggaTTGTTGACGGAGATGGAAAATCTGACCTCTGTGGTGCGTTTGGGTGACAAAAATCCCTCATTTAATCTGTCAAaccacccacgcacacacacacacacacacacactcattcacggATGACACAGGAGCATCCACTCATGCGCTCACCAGTCAGATATGAGCTTTTAATAGCCTCCATGTGTCAGACGCACCACCGCGTTAACGAtaaaaataaagtatttaaTGGATCACGATTCATGACGGAGCCTTGGAGCGAGAACTGTCCGACACAGCAGCTTAAGcccgcgcctgtgtgtgtgtgtgtgtgttcttcc
Proteins encoded in this window:
- the pdss1 gene encoding all trans-polyprenyl-diphosphate synthase PDSS1 — its product is MAVPWWGQCRRSGTSFTCTSLFETAWCFSRPSSASASCLGRTSRRSWSHSEGRQAELSTPIKPKGSIPTTLFFRQFLGSSPRCYSCRNLHSDAKLKDPFTLAQKDLKSLYDDIRKELFVSKEELKFLCDYYFDGKGKAIRPMIVVLMARALNIHSNRSGDLLPGQRAIAMISEMIHTASLVHDDVIDGSDRRRGKTTINEIWGEKKAILAGDFILSAASMALARIGNITVVKVLSQVIEDLVRGEFMQLGSKENENERFKHYLEKTFKKTASLIANSCKAVSILVNSDPEVQEIAFQYGKNVGIAFQLVDDVLDFTSGASQLGKPSAADLRLGLATGPVLFACQQFPELHAMIMRRFSSKGDVDRAWEYVLQSDGVEQTNYLAQRYCQEAIRHISLLRPSAERDALIRLTEMVLARDK
- the LOC101078610 gene encoding uncharacterized protein isoform X2, with product MEMCSLQTVALIAAVAAASFAPVCPQFCPSVDQNCHGTTSDYVRSRSETSVSPLIQDLDQFQVSSKKLMEAFPIDPVDGNFVRTVKNCIFSRSLPTPLKGPLRLAAVSTDVIGGILNLDVAAARSEEFLRYASGGALMVGSEPLAHRYGGHQFGYWAGQLGDGRAHTLGQFTNRNGEVWELQLKGSGKTPYSRSGDGRAVVRSSVREFLCSEAMHFLGVPTSRAASLIVSDEPVLRDQFYDGNVKAERGAVVLRVARSWFRIGSLEILSESGEFGLLRELMDFVIDEHFPSISSDDPDKYLVFYSTVVNETAHLIARWTSVGFAHGVCNTDNFSLLSVTIDYGPFGFVESYDPSFVPNVSDDEGRYSIGAQAGVGHFNLGKLLAALRPVLTGEQQKEAQSVLNGYADVYQRRILQLFRAKLGLLGEEEDDGFLIALLLKLMEDTRSDFTLTFRQLSEASAEQLHGQNFTQMWALEGLSSHQLFPDWLGLYLPRLRRQQRDDDSGRQNRMKRVNPRYVLRNWMAESAVRKAERNDFSEVALLHRTLSSPFVTQEAAEEAGYAAKPPAWARGLKVSCSS
- the LOC101078610 gene encoding uncharacterized protein isoform X1; this translates as MEMCSLQTVALIAAVAAASFAPVCPQFCPSVDQNCHGTTSDYVRSRSETSVSPLIQDLDQFQVSSKKLMEAFPIDPVDGNFVRTVKNCIFSRSLPTPLKGPLRLAAVSTDVIGGILNLDVAAARSEEFLRYASGGALMVGSEPLAHRYGGHQFGYWAGQLGDGRAHTLGQFTNRNGEVWELQLKGSGKTPYSRSGDGRAVVRSSVREFLCSEAMHFLGVPTSRAASLIVSDEPVLRDQFYDGNVKAERGAVVLRVARSWFRIGSLEILSESGEFGLLRELMDFVIDEHFPSISSDDPDKYLVFYSTVVNETAHLIARWTSVGFAHGVCNTDNFSLLSVTIDYGPFGFVESYDPSFVPNVSDDEGRYSIGAQAGVGHFNLGKLLAALRPVLTGEQQKEAQSVLNGYADVYQRRILQLFRAKLGLLGEEEDDGFLIALLLKVRPASRPPLVRSDRCWCLQLMEDTRSDFTLTFRQLSEASAEQLHGQNFTQMWALEGLSSHQLFPDWLGLYLPRLRRQQRDDDSGRQNRMKRVNPRYVLRNWMAESAVRKAERNDFSEVALLHRTLSSPFVTQEAAEEAGYAAKPPAWARGLKVSCSS